The proteins below are encoded in one region of Aquisphaera giovannonii:
- a CDS encoding efflux RND transporter periplasmic adaptor subunit gives MVSAVLERPAWRWGGARELLPWIGMGACLALLAGHLAFDFVNGRRRAEASEGLTKAAQAAPADAKAEASPTTVALTAAKLKAANIGTAAARYDEVPRELGVSGRIEVNADRRIDIRPRAAGVVREVYATLGQGVKKGQPLVMIDSPEVGTARLNLRARQRELSTARIENRWKTDVASAVELLIPEIRKGTDPSVIQKDFADRPLGMYRGTLLQAYADFDIAAHEEEKTAGLRSEQVIGEHPAVVARHTREGLQAKLYAAIEQVKFDAAQEKRLSDQRERLAESEVVDAAQRLRILGVSEDVRALLDHPERADALAIDEDVTAYKLVAPFDGTVIAKAAVASQKAELNEVLYAVADLSTVWVTANVPESDVASLPAVEGGAIRLSSAAYGGRTFQAKLLSVGAIVDPQTRTVALLAGADNREGLLRPGMFVRIELDSPTRERALTVPRAALVEIDGKPGVFVPSEGPAAGTAAPGGDPGAAFAFRPVVPGRELGDRVILSGGIKEGDLVVSAGAYQLKSELLLGRDTGDED, from the coding sequence ATGGTTTCCGCGGTCCTGGAACGCCCGGCCTGGCGATGGGGCGGCGCCCGCGAGCTGCTCCCCTGGATCGGGATGGGCGCCTGCCTGGCGCTCCTGGCGGGGCACCTGGCCTTCGACTTCGTGAACGGCCGGCGGCGAGCCGAGGCGAGCGAGGGGCTGACGAAGGCCGCCCAGGCGGCCCCCGCCGACGCGAAGGCCGAGGCGTCCCCGACGACCGTGGCCCTCACCGCCGCCAAGCTGAAGGCCGCGAACATCGGGACCGCGGCGGCCCGCTACGACGAGGTCCCCAGGGAGCTCGGCGTCTCCGGCCGGATCGAGGTGAACGCGGACCGGCGGATCGACATCCGCCCGAGGGCCGCCGGCGTCGTCCGGGAGGTCTACGCCACGCTCGGCCAGGGCGTCAAGAAGGGGCAGCCGCTCGTCATGATCGACAGCCCCGAGGTCGGCACCGCTCGGCTCAACCTGCGGGCCCGCCAGCGCGAGCTGAGCACGGCGAGGATCGAGAACCGGTGGAAGACCGACGTCGCCTCCGCGGTGGAGCTCCTGATCCCGGAGATCCGCAAGGGGACCGACCCGAGCGTCATCCAGAAGGACTTCGCGGACAGGCCCCTGGGCATGTACCGCGGGACGCTCCTGCAGGCCTACGCGGACTTCGACATCGCCGCCCACGAGGAGGAGAAGACCGCCGGCCTGCGCAGCGAGCAGGTCATCGGCGAGCACCCGGCGGTCGTCGCCCGGCACACCCGCGAGGGGCTCCAGGCCAAGCTCTACGCCGCCATCGAGCAGGTGAAGTTCGACGCGGCCCAGGAGAAGCGGCTCTCCGACCAGCGGGAGCGGCTTGCCGAGTCCGAGGTCGTGGACGCCGCCCAGAGGCTGAGGATCCTCGGCGTCTCCGAGGACGTGCGGGCCCTCCTGGACCACCCGGAGCGGGCCGACGCCCTGGCCATCGACGAGGACGTCACCGCCTACAAGCTCGTCGCGCCGTTCGACGGCACGGTCATCGCGAAGGCCGCCGTGGCCAGCCAGAAGGCGGAGCTCAACGAGGTCCTCTACGCCGTCGCCGACCTGAGCACCGTCTGGGTGACGGCGAACGTGCCCGAGTCCGACGTGGCGAGCCTGCCGGCGGTGGAGGGGGGGGCGATCCGCCTCTCGTCGGCGGCCTACGGCGGCCGCACCTTCCAGGCGAAGCTGCTGTCGGTCGGGGCCATCGTGGACCCCCAGACCCGCACGGTCGCGCTCCTGGCCGGGGCCGACAACCGCGAGGGCCTGCTCCGGCCCGGCATGTTCGTGCGGATCGAGCTGGACAGCCCGACCCGCGAGCGGGCCCTCACCGTCCCCCGCGCCGCGCTCGTCGAGATCGACGGCAAGCCCGGCGTCTTCGTCCCCTCGGAGGGCCCCGCGGCCGGCACCGCCGCCCCGGGCGGGGATCCCGGCGCGGCCTTCGCCTTCCGGCCCGTCGTCCCCGGCCGCGAGCTGGGCGACCGGGTCATCCTGAGCGGGGGGATCAAGGAGGGGGACCTGGTGGTCTCCGCCGGCGCCTACCAGCTCAAGAGCGAGCTGCTCCTGGGCCGGGACACCGGGGACGAGGACTGA
- a CDS encoding TspO/MBR family protein encodes MDANPARRNPARDLGALVISLALCFAVAGLGGYWTSLGLGPWYDGLRKPPWTPPGGVIGSVWTVLYTLMAVAAWLVWRRGGLAGARLPLSLHGAQLALNLAWPALFFAMRRPDLAFAEILLLWAAILATLVAFVRVSRPAASLLVPYLAWVSFAATLNYALWRLNP; translated from the coding sequence ATGGACGCGAATCCCGCTCGCAGGAATCCGGCCCGGGACCTCGGGGCCCTGGTCATCTCCCTGGCCCTCTGCTTCGCCGTGGCCGGCCTGGGTGGCTACTGGACGAGCCTCGGCCTGGGGCCCTGGTACGACGGCCTCCGCAAGCCGCCGTGGACGCCGCCCGGCGGCGTCATCGGCTCCGTCTGGACCGTCCTCTACACCCTGATGGCCGTCGCGGCCTGGCTCGTCTGGCGGCGCGGGGGCCTCGCCGGGGCCCGGCTCCCGCTCTCCCTCCACGGCGCCCAGTTGGCGCTCAACCTCGCCTGGCCCGCCCTCTTCTTCGCGATGCGGCGCCCGGACCTGGCCTTCGCGGAAATCCTGCTGCTCTGGGCCGCCATCCTGGCCACCCTCGTGGCCTTCGTCCGCGTCAGCAGGCCGGCCGCCTCCCTCCTCGTCCCCTACCTGGCCTGGGTGTCCTTCGCCGCGACCCTGAATTATGCCCTCTGGAGGCTCAATCCCTGA
- a CDS encoding alpha/beta fold hydrolase — MKILFLHGWHSVPGGVKPSYLARHGLEVINPALDDDDFDRAVRTAQAEHDRHRPDVVVGSSRGGAVAMNIDAGSTPLVLLCPAWRRWGTAAAVKPGTVILHSEADDVIPIADSRELVRSSGLPDSALVVVGTDHRLADPEPLAAMRDACLGAARRRDAGMRP, encoded by the coding sequence ATGAAGATCCTCTTCCTGCACGGCTGGCACTCGGTCCCGGGCGGCGTGAAGCCGAGCTATCTGGCCCGGCACGGCCTCGAGGTCATCAACCCGGCGCTCGATGACGACGACTTCGACCGGGCCGTGCGGACCGCCCAGGCCGAGCATGACCGGCATCGCCCGGACGTGGTCGTCGGCTCCTCCCGCGGCGGGGCGGTGGCGATGAACATCGACGCGGGCTCGACCCCGCTGGTGCTGCTCTGCCCGGCCTGGAGGCGATGGGGGACGGCCGCGGCCGTCAAGCCGGGGACCGTCATCCTGCACTCCGAGGCCGACGACGTGATCCCGATCGCCGACAGCCGGGAGCTCGTGCGGTCCAGCGGCCTGCCCGACTCCGCCCTGGTCGTCGTCGGCACCGATCATCGGCTGGCCGATCCCGAGCCCCTGGCCGCGATGCGGGACGCCTGCCTCGGGGCCGCCCGCCGCCGAGACGCGGGGATGCGGCCCTGA
- a CDS encoding leucine-rich repeat domain-containing protein, which produces MTTDDTPAERSAGRRLPRWRLTLSVRTGLVLVLLVAASLAPMANRASRQRRAKAIINEAGGHVTLWETTWLGRYFAGDLAGWIGEDYLKAVKAVDLRGTPRVDGRLVRAMEGLPSLEMAYLDGATLDGEAIQRLGALTSLRVLRMANCNLDLPGLSPLSRLKALQSLNLSNTDVDDEDLTALEGLSQLQLLNLGDTSVQDGGLKHLAGLENLRTLNLRGSRVTDAGMAAIGELRGLTDLDLGRTGIGDEGLRHLASLTGLDSLMLNGTRVTDDGLRAIESLTTITELDISETAVDDAGLTHLSRLAGLQTLVLSRTRISSAGLAALTPLASLHHLELEGTRIGDEGLAHLGRIAGSPPPLRILTLGGTDVGDEGLVHLVRFTGLSSLYLARTRVGDAGLAHIRGLVGLSDLNLSGTSVGDEGLIGLASLTGLKAIGSAGSRVTPRGLMRLKQLRPDITLAASQGEEAPDGP; this is translated from the coding sequence ATGACGACTGATGACACGCCCGCGGAGCGCTCTGCCGGAAGGCGTCTCCCTCGCTGGCGGCTCACGCTGAGCGTGCGCACCGGCCTGGTCCTGGTGCTCCTCGTGGCGGCGTCCCTGGCGCCGATGGCGAATCGCGCGTCCCGCCAGCGTCGCGCGAAGGCGATCATCAACGAGGCCGGCGGGCATGTCACGTTATGGGAAACCACCTGGCTGGGGCGGTACTTCGCGGGCGACTTGGCCGGGTGGATCGGCGAGGACTATCTCAAGGCGGTCAAGGCCGTGGACCTCCGGGGCACCCCACGCGTTGACGGCCGATTGGTGAGGGCGATGGAAGGATTGCCGAGCCTGGAAATGGCGTACCTGGACGGCGCGACCCTCGACGGCGAGGCCATCCAGCGGCTCGGGGCGCTGACGAGCCTCCGGGTCCTCCGCATGGCCAACTGCAACCTGGACCTCCCGGGCCTCTCGCCACTGTCGCGGCTGAAGGCCCTCCAGTCGCTGAACCTCTCGAACACCGACGTCGATGACGAGGACCTTACCGCCCTCGAGGGACTCTCCCAGCTCCAATTGCTCAACCTGGGCGACACGTCGGTCCAAGATGGCGGCCTGAAGCACCTCGCCGGCCTCGAGAATCTGCGTACGCTCAACCTCCGCGGCAGCCGGGTGACCGACGCCGGCATGGCCGCGATCGGCGAGCTCCGGGGCCTGACCGACCTGGACCTCGGGAGGACCGGGATCGGGGACGAGGGCCTGCGACATCTCGCGAGCCTGACGGGGCTCGACTCGCTGATGCTCAACGGCACGCGCGTGACCGACGACGGACTCCGGGCGATCGAGTCCTTGACGACGATCACCGAGCTGGACATCTCCGAGACCGCCGTGGACGACGCGGGCCTCACCCACCTGTCCAGGCTGGCGGGCCTTCAAACCCTGGTGCTGTCCCGGACCCGGATCTCCAGCGCAGGGCTCGCCGCGCTCACGCCCCTCGCCAGCCTCCATCACCTGGAGCTGGAGGGCACGCGGATCGGAGACGAGGGGCTGGCCCACCTGGGGAGGATCGCCGGGAGCCCGCCCCCGTTGAGGATCCTCACCCTGGGCGGGACCGACGTCGGGGACGAGGGCCTCGTGCACCTCGTGAGGTTCACCGGGCTCTCGTCCCTGTACCTGGCTCGGACGCGGGTCGGTGACGCCGGGCTGGCCCACATCCGGGGCCTGGTCGGCTTGTCCGACCTGAACCTGTCCGGCACGTCCGTCGGCGACGAGGGGCTGATCGGCCTCGCGTCGCTCACCGGCCTGAAGGCCATCGGCTCCGCCGGTTCGAGGGTCACGCCCCGCGGGC